In bacterium, a genomic segment contains:
- a CDS encoding type IX secretion system membrane protein PorP/SprF, giving the protein MKARTCQSRLLAVSFALLCGGVSVAFAQQRVTTPNPADLGDARVNLVNPAVLPLQDPMFFVGTSFLHAGLVDNIFAARNNMFSLTTTDKRVGVMGDFAFGVTGEYLNIRALQNNLTLNGVASKKFGDRLSLGLSLGVLNQALDVSSVEDFATGDPLLRNSSNWTFFNLGAGAIVMASRNLTLAFAVNNLNRPNISFFHNGSERLKRFYSAGATIGMSTFRGGLAMAQEGEDFLSQVFLEAFAEERGFLKLAYGTETVTFEGQLHVGGGVSLNARYAYPVTQLSQASSGTPEISLLFNFRKHGSLYAARWLETDMPMAPAYSLSNAFQVQSLLDTLFILDKHIHRKVAADVSQKDLAELPKELLFSADSLEPELPERIFAARQNGAVASGPRMGAARLLERLRNENTNTGRFRIPEDSTGIVKEMEKNHTKAYLASFQRLARRMNEPNFRSSIVIPADGRRAYLVLRYLELHGAVTDRLQVIVDSTRAQDSRNLLGATKIPEKVFHRTLSAPADTFVFSLNVEETRRWGPVSGTFVIEDAEGNIVFADSNIVGRSPANNQILRKLAWNWKVQQGMPSGSLAPQGNYYYYLVWKSADKNTYHSPKKRLTVDHKSMPIVIRVSKDGHEAASDARYRATILVH; this is encoded by the coding sequence ATGAAAGCTCGTACTTGTCAAAGCCGCCTGCTTGCTGTCTCGTTTGCGCTGCTGTGTGGTGGCGTGTCCGTGGCATTTGCCCAACAGCGCGTCACCACGCCCAATCCCGCTGATTTGGGCGATGCTCGCGTGAATCTCGTGAACCCGGCGGTGTTGCCGTTGCAAGACCCGATGTTCTTCGTGGGCACGAGTTTCCTGCACGCCGGGTTGGTGGACAATATCTTTGCCGCGCGCAACAATATGTTCAGCCTGACCACCACGGACAAGCGCGTCGGAGTGATGGGCGATTTTGCCTTTGGCGTGACCGGTGAATATTTGAATATCCGTGCACTGCAAAACAACCTCACCTTGAACGGCGTGGCCAGCAAGAAATTCGGCGACCGGCTGAGCCTGGGTCTCAGCCTCGGCGTGTTGAATCAGGCGCTCGATGTTTCCAGCGTCGAAGATTTTGCGACGGGCGATCCGCTGCTGCGGAATTCCTCCAACTGGACCTTCTTCAATCTGGGCGCGGGCGCAATCGTCATGGCCAGCCGCAATTTGACCCTGGCGTTTGCCGTCAACAACCTCAATCGCCCCAATATCTCATTCTTCCACAACGGCAGCGAGCGGCTGAAGCGCTTCTATTCCGCCGGCGCCACCATCGGCATGAGCACGTTTCGCGGCGGCCTGGCGATGGCCCAGGAAGGCGAGGATTTCCTCTCGCAGGTTTTTCTCGAAGCCTTCGCCGAGGAGCGCGGCTTTCTCAAGCTCGCCTACGGCACTGAAACCGTCACCTTCGAAGGCCAGTTGCACGTGGGCGGCGGCGTGAGCCTGAACGCCCGCTATGCTTATCCCGTTACCCAGCTCAGCCAGGCCAGCAGCGGCACGCCGGAAATCAGCCTGCTGTTCAATTTCCGCAAACACGGCTCGTTGTATGCCGCGCGCTGGCTGGAAACCGACATGCCGATGGCGCCCGCCTACAGTTTGTCGAATGCCTTTCAAGTGCAATCCTTGCTCGATACGCTGTTCATTCTCGACAAGCACATCCATCGCAAGGTGGCAGCCGACGTCTCGCAGAAGGACCTGGCCGAGCTGCCCAAAGAGCTGCTTTTCTCCGCCGACAGCCTGGAGCCGGAACTGCCGGAGCGGATTTTTGCCGCCCGCCAAAACGGCGCCGTGGCCAGCGGGCCGCGCATGGGCGCCGCGCGCTTGCTGGAACGGCTGCGCAACGAGAACACCAACACCGGCCGCTTCCGCATTCCCGAAGACAGCACCGGCATCGTCAAAGAGATGGAAAAGAATCATACCAAGGCTTACCTGGCCTCGTTTCAACGGCTCGCGCGCCGCATGAATGAGCCCAATTTCAGAAGCAGCATTGTCATTCCGGCGGACGGGCGGCGGGCCTATCTGGTCTTGCGCTATCTGGAATTGCACGGCGCGGTCACCGACCGTCTGCAGGTGATCGTCGATTCGACGCGCGCGCAGGACAGCCGCAATTTGCTGGGTGCCACCAAGATTCCGGAAAAAGTCTTTCACCGCACCTTGAGCGCGCCGGCCGATACGTTCGTTTTCAGCCTGAATGTGGAGGAGACCCGGCGGTGGGGGCCGGTGTCCGGCACTTTTGTCATCGAAGATGCGGAAGGCAACATCGTTTTCGCCGATAGCAATATTGTCGGCCGCTCGCCGGCCAACAACCAGATCTTGAGGAAACTCGCCTGGAACTGGAAAGTGCAGCAGGGTATGCCGTCGGGCAGCTTGGCGCCGCAAGGCAATTACTATTACTATCTCGTCTGGAAATCCGCCGACAAGAATACGTATCACTCACCCAAGAAGAGACTAACCGTCGATCACAAATCCATGCCGATCGTCATCCGGGTGAGCAAGGACGGCCACGAAGCCGCGAGCGATGCCCGCTATCGCGCGACGATTCTCGTGCATTGA